The following are encoded in a window of Geobacter metallireducens GS-15 genomic DNA:
- a CDS encoding PAS domain S-box protein, with product MKRGEPLKGEGKKLRIGEDTRSTGRNKQHSSRVKGSEEEISFLADLLEGSDQPFGIGYPDGRIGHVNGAFERLTGYSREELRAMNWNSSLTPPEWLDRERAIREEICRTGESVRYEKEYIRKDGARIPVELLVHVKKDEAGSPLYYYSFITDITERKRLDNQIQRLSYFPQFNPNPIVETDYAGRVTVCNPATHKVLESIGAGADPGLFVPADLGTILHEWDGKSEASTICELSIGTRVFRETIFFTPQFPVVRIYVHDITDIRNAEKSLRENEERLRLFIEHAPAGLAMFDRDMRYLNVSRRWLTDYRLGDRDLRGLSHYEVFPEIPEEWKEAQRRGLAGEELRAEGDRFMRADGSLQWIRWEIHPWHDSSDQVAGIVIFSEDITESKKAEEKILLLNQQLEQRAAESQLILDTSPIGLAIANDPQGVMIRGNPALEKLLGVTAGSELSKNAFNSAGYRVFKNGEAIAPSQLPMQRAARGEPVSGETLDIVREDGTGLNLYCSAATLRDNEGKPCGAVGAFMDITERKELEDVVIKSQLDTYAILDNIPFNAWLKDTEGRYVKVNWQFATFCGYTSPKEVVGKTDMDLWPMHMAEAYCADDQDVMRSGQRKLIEEQVVEHGEERWFETFKAPRFDQNGTVIGTTGIAKDITEAKRAVEALQSIRNELEQKVAERTWELATALNDLRKESSDRIQALEALREQERLLIHQGRLAAMGEMIGNIAHQWRQPLNTLGLIIQGLSMSEELGELTKDHLDERVNRAMQLIYHMSQTIDDFRNFFRPDKEKVRFEMKQAINNALSLMGDNFRSLGIEVSCDSPQDMSIAGYPNEFSQALLNILMNARDVLQERKVEAPRVLVRLFAEDNRAVVTIADNGGGIDREIIGKVFDPYFTSKGPSSGTGLGLFIAKTIIEKNMGGTLTVRNSGEGAEFRIEV from the coding sequence ATGAAGAGGGGGGAGCCGTTGAAGGGGGAAGGCAAAAAGTTACGGATAGGTGAAGATACCCGGTCGACGGGCCGGAACAAACAGCACAGCAGCAGGGTAAAGGGGAGCGAAGAGGAAATTTCCTTTCTTGCCGATTTGCTTGAAGGCTCCGATCAGCCCTTTGGTATCGGTTACCCGGACGGAAGAATCGGCCACGTGAACGGCGCTTTCGAGCGGCTTACCGGCTACAGCAGGGAAGAATTGCGGGCCATGAACTGGAACAGCTCTCTCACCCCGCCCGAATGGCTGGACAGGGAACGGGCGATACGGGAGGAGATTTGCCGCACTGGCGAGTCCGTTAGGTATGAGAAGGAATATATCCGGAAAGATGGCGCTCGGATTCCGGTCGAACTTCTCGTCCATGTCAAAAAGGATGAAGCAGGCAGCCCCCTCTATTACTACTCCTTCATAACCGATATAACCGAGCGCAAGAGGCTCGATAATCAAATACAACGTCTTTCCTATTTCCCACAGTTCAACCCGAATCCGATAGTCGAGACCGATTACGCCGGCAGGGTAACTGTCTGTAATCCGGCCACGCACAAGGTTCTTGAGAGCATCGGCGCGGGGGCCGATCCCGGCCTGTTTGTCCCCGCGGATCTGGGCACTATTCTCCATGAGTGGGACGGAAAAAGCGAAGCAAGCACTATCTGCGAGCTTTCCATCGGCACGAGGGTCTTCCGCGAGACCATTTTTTTTACTCCCCAGTTTCCTGTCGTGCGCATCTATGTCCACGATATCACCGATATCAGAAATGCCGAGAAGTCGCTGCGAGAAAACGAGGAACGGCTCCGGCTCTTCATCGAGCACGCTCCCGCAGGACTCGCGATGTTTGATCGCGATATGCGTTACCTGAACGTCAGCCGGCGCTGGCTGACCGACTACAGGCTCGGCGACCGTGATCTGCGCGGATTAAGCCACTACGAGGTTTTCCCGGAGATTCCCGAAGAGTGGAAGGAAGCCCAACGCCGCGGGCTGGCCGGGGAGGAACTACGGGCGGAAGGAGACCGTTTCATGCGGGCCGACGGCTCGCTGCAGTGGATACGGTGGGAGATTCATCCCTGGCACGATTCGTCGGATCAAGTGGCTGGAATTGTTATTTTCTCCGAAGACATCACCGAGAGTAAGAAGGCAGAGGAAAAGATTTTACTGTTAAACCAGCAATTGGAACAGCGGGCAGCCGAGTCGCAGCTTATCCTCGACACCTCGCCCATCGGCCTGGCTATTGCCAACGATCCCCAAGGCGTCATGATTCGGGGGAATCCGGCCCTGGAAAAGTTGCTTGGAGTAACGGCCGGCAGCGAACTTTCCAAAAATGCGTTCAACTCGGCAGGTTATCGGGTTTTCAAGAATGGGGAGGCGATTGCTCCATCGCAATTGCCCATGCAACGGGCTGCCCGCGGTGAACCCGTTTCCGGAGAAACCCTCGACATCGTACGGGAGGATGGGACCGGTCTGAATCTGTACTGTTCCGCAGCAACGCTGCGGGATAATGAAGGAAAGCCATGCGGGGCCGTCGGTGCCTTTATGGATATAACCGAACGCAAGGAGTTGGAGGATGTTGTCATCAAGAGCCAGCTCGACACCTATGCCATCCTTGACAACATCCCCTTTAATGCCTGGCTCAAGGACACGGAAGGTCGCTATGTGAAGGTGAATTGGCAGTTCGCTACATTCTGCGGCTACACATCGCCGAAAGAGGTTGTCGGGAAAACGGACATGGACCTCTGGCCTATGCACATGGCCGAGGCATATTGCGCCGACGATCAGGACGTCATGAGGAGCGGCCAGAGAAAATTAATCGAAGAACAGGTTGTTGAGCATGGAGAGGAGAGGTGGTTTGAAACGTTCAAGGCACCCCGGTTTGACCAGAACGGCACGGTCATCGGCACGACCGGTATTGCCAAAGACATCACCGAAGCCAAGAGGGCCGTGGAAGCTTTGCAGTCTATCCGCAACGAACTGGAGCAGAAGGTTGCGGAGCGAACCTGGGAGCTTGCTACCGCGCTCAATGACTTGCGAAAAGAGAGCTCTGACCGTATCCAGGCTCTGGAGGCGCTCCGCGAACAGGAGCGGCTTCTCATCCATCAGGGGCGTCTCGCGGCCATGGGGGAGATGATCGGCAATATCGCGCATCAGTGGCGGCAGCCGTTGAATACGCTGGGGCTCATCATTCAGGGGCTCTCCATGAGTGAAGAGTTGGGCGAGCTCACGAAAGACCACCTTGATGAAAGAGTTAACCGGGCCATGCAGCTGATTTATCACATGTCCCAGACCATCGACGACTTCAGGAATTTCTTCAGGCCCGACAAGGAAAAAGTCCGGTTTGAAATGAAGCAGGCGATCAATAACGCTCTTTCCCTTATGGGAGATAACTTCAGGAGTCTCGGGATAGAGGTTTCGTGCGACTCCCCACAGGACATGTCTATCGCCGGATATCCCAATGAATTTTCCCAAGCACTCCTCAATATTCTCATGAATGCCCGGGATGTCCTCCAGGAGCGGAAAGTGGAGGCCCCGCGTGTCTTGGTGCGTCTGTTCGCGGAAGATAACCGCGCTGTGGTCACCATTGCGGACAATGGTGGTGGTATTGATAGGGAGATCATTGGAAAGGTATTCGATCCGTACTTCACCTCAAAGGGCCCGAGCAGCGGTACAGGGCTCGGGCTCTTCATCGCGAAGACCATTATCGAAAAGAACATGGGTGGTACGCTCACCGTGCGCAATAGCGGCGAAGGAGCGGAATTCAGGATAGAGGTCTGA
- the dnaE gene encoding DNA polymerase III subunit alpha produces the protein MSFVHLHLHTQYSLLDGAIRLGDLIKKAKDTDMPAVAITDHGVMFGAMEFYLKCKDKGVKPIIGSEVYIAPGSRFVKEVKGGEAGAGYHLLLLCENMTGYRNLSKLVSVGFKEGFYYKPRIDKEVLAQYSEGLICLSACLKGEVAYLCERDRMEEAIGVARWYADLFPDRYYIELQENGLAEQDKANKGLLEVAREVGLPLVATNDCHYLNREDARAHEVLLCIQTGKTMNDSARMRFSTDEFYVKTPEEMAAAFHYAPEAVSNTVKIAERCNLDFDFKTYYFPQFDPPVGQTLDQMLEDAARKGLEFRLKEIRLKNPDMSPEQEQKYWERLRIELDCITQMGFPGYFLIVADFINWAKDHGIPVGPGRGSAAGSLVAYSIRITDLDPLPYNLLFERFLNPERISMPDIDVDFCQDRREEVIHYVTGKYGRDQVCQIITFGTMSARAVIRDVGRALDMTYGDVDKIAKLVPEVLGIKLKDAIAQEPRLKEASEADSRVKELLEIGLRLEGLARHASTHAAGVVVAPKVLEEFCPVYKDQKTGSLTTQYSMKYVEKIGLVKFDFLGLKNLTVIHNAVKIIRAGKDPNFDIAALRDDDRASYDLISAGNTTGVFQLESSGMKDMLVKLKPSCFEDVIAACALYRPGPLGSGMVDDFIDRKHGRKKVVYDLPQLEPILKDTYGVIVYQEQVMQIARTLAGYSLGGADLLRRAMGKKDPAEMAKQRDIFLEGAKNGGVDLQKAGAIFDLMAKFAEYGFNKSHSAAYALVAYQTAYLKAHYPVEFLAALLTEDMGNTDKVVKTISDCREMGIEILPPDINDSHLSFRVLGNSIRFGLGAVKNVGEGAIEAIIEARQEGDFKDLFDFCERVDLHKVNKRVVESLVKCGAFDSTGGRRSQLMSALEDAMAIGQKIQQERESAQVSLFGVEEIVRTNGNGKGKVQLPDIPEWDDKLKLGLEKEALGFFITGHPLGRYEKEIKRFANVDTATLDERADKSEVKLCGIVTSLKELITKKGDRMAFATLEDLLGSVEVVVFPEAFAAGSEYLKSDDPLLISGTIDKGEKSIKIMANEVMLLRDVSSRETKRVIFNLVGDGLDRSRLETLKGIMRRHPGSCKTLLAIEIPAQCRATIALSDSYQVAPTEELSLEVKNLFGYHAVSFE, from the coding sequence ATGAGTTTTGTTCACCTCCATCTCCATACCCAGTATTCCCTCCTCGATGGCGCGATACGCCTCGGCGATCTGATAAAGAAAGCCAAGGATACCGATATGCCCGCCGTGGCCATCACCGACCACGGGGTGATGTTCGGCGCCATGGAGTTCTACCTCAAGTGCAAGGACAAGGGGGTGAAGCCGATTATCGGCTCCGAGGTCTATATCGCCCCCGGCTCCCGCTTCGTGAAAGAGGTGAAGGGGGGAGAGGCCGGCGCCGGTTACCACTTGCTCCTTCTCTGTGAGAACATGACCGGCTACCGGAACCTGTCGAAGCTGGTCTCCGTCGGGTTCAAGGAGGGCTTTTACTACAAGCCCCGCATCGATAAGGAGGTTTTGGCCCAGTACTCCGAGGGGCTCATCTGTCTCTCCGCCTGCCTGAAGGGTGAGGTGGCCTATCTCTGCGAGCGGGACCGGATGGAGGAGGCGATTGGGGTGGCCCGCTGGTACGCTGACCTCTTTCCCGACCGCTACTACATCGAGCTTCAGGAGAACGGTCTTGCGGAGCAGGACAAGGCCAACAAGGGGCTCCTGGAGGTGGCGCGGGAGGTGGGACTGCCGCTGGTGGCCACCAATGACTGCCACTACCTGAACCGGGAGGATGCCCGCGCCCATGAGGTGCTCCTCTGCATACAGACCGGCAAGACCATGAACGATTCGGCGCGGATGCGCTTTTCCACCGACGAGTTTTACGTGAAAACCCCTGAGGAGATGGCCGCCGCGTTCCACTACGCGCCGGAAGCCGTTTCCAATACCGTGAAGATTGCCGAACGGTGCAACCTCGACTTTGATTTCAAGACCTACTATTTCCCCCAATTCGATCCCCCCGTTGGGCAGACCCTCGATCAGATGCTGGAGGATGCGGCCCGCAAGGGGCTTGAGTTCCGTCTCAAGGAAATCAGGCTCAAAAACCCCGACATGTCCCCGGAGCAGGAGCAGAAGTACTGGGAGCGGTTGCGCATCGAGCTGGACTGCATCACGCAGATGGGGTTCCCCGGCTACTTCCTCATCGTGGCCGACTTCATCAACTGGGCCAAGGACCACGGCATCCCCGTGGGGCCGGGACGGGGCTCGGCGGCCGGCTCCCTGGTTGCCTATTCCATCCGGATCACTGACCTGGATCCGCTCCCCTACAATCTCCTCTTCGAGCGCTTCCTGAACCCGGAACGGATATCCATGCCTGATATCGACGTGGACTTCTGCCAGGACCGCCGCGAGGAGGTTATCCACTACGTCACCGGGAAATACGGCCGCGACCAGGTCTGCCAGATCATCACCTTCGGGACCATGTCTGCCCGGGCCGTCATCCGCGACGTGGGGCGCGCCCTGGACATGACCTACGGCGATGTGGACAAGATCGCCAAGCTGGTGCCGGAGGTGCTCGGCATCAAGCTCAAGGACGCCATTGCCCAGGAGCCCCGCCTGAAGGAGGCGTCCGAGGCCGACTCCCGCGTGAAGGAGTTGCTGGAGATTGGCCTGCGCCTCGAAGGGCTCGCCCGCCACGCCTCCACCCACGCGGCCGGCGTCGTGGTGGCCCCCAAGGTGCTCGAAGAGTTCTGCCCCGTCTACAAGGACCAGAAGACCGGCTCCCTCACCACCCAGTACTCCATGAAGTACGTGGAGAAAATCGGCCTCGTGAAGTTCGACTTTCTGGGGCTCAAGAACCTGACGGTCATCCATAACGCGGTGAAGATCATTCGGGCCGGTAAGGACCCCAACTTCGACATCGCGGCCCTGCGGGACGACGACCGGGCCAGTTACGATCTCATCTCTGCCGGCAACACCACCGGCGTCTTCCAGCTCGAATCCAGCGGCATGAAGGATATGCTGGTAAAGCTGAAGCCTTCCTGCTTCGAGGACGTCATTGCCGCCTGCGCCCTCTACCGGCCGGGCCCCCTCGGCTCGGGGATGGTGGACGACTTCATCGACCGCAAGCACGGCCGCAAGAAGGTGGTCTACGACCTGCCGCAACTGGAGCCGATCCTCAAGGACACCTACGGGGTCATCGTCTACCAGGAGCAGGTCATGCAGATCGCCCGGACCCTGGCGGGCTACTCCCTGGGGGGCGCCGACCTGCTGCGGCGCGCCATGGGTAAGAAGGACCCGGCGGAGATGGCCAAGCAGCGGGACATCTTCCTGGAAGGGGCCAAGAACGGTGGGGTCGATCTCCAGAAGGCGGGAGCCATCTTCGACCTCATGGCAAAGTTCGCCGAATACGGCTTCAACAAGTCCCACTCGGCTGCCTACGCCCTTGTTGCCTACCAGACCGCCTATCTCAAGGCCCACTACCCGGTGGAGTTCCTGGCCGCTCTCCTCACCGAGGATATGGGGAACACCGACAAGGTGGTGAAGACCATTTCCGACTGCCGGGAGATGGGGATCGAGATCCTCCCCCCTGACATCAACGACTCCCATCTCTCCTTCCGTGTTCTGGGAAACTCCATCCGCTTCGGCCTCGGGGCCGTGAAAAACGTGGGAGAGGGGGCCATCGAGGCGATTATCGAGGCGCGGCAAGAGGGAGATTTCAAGGATCTCTTCGACTTCTGCGAGCGGGTCGATCTCCACAAGGTCAACAAGCGGGTGGTGGAATCCCTCGTAAAGTGCGGTGCCTTCGACTCCACCGGCGGCCGCCGCTCCCAGCTCATGTCGGCCCTGGAGGATGCCATGGCCATCGGCCAGAAGATCCAGCAGGAGCGGGAGAGCGCCCAGGTCTCCCTCTTCGGTGTCGAAGAGATCGTCCGGACCAACGGCAACGGCAAGGGGAAGGTGCAGCTCCCCGATATCCCCGAATGGGACGACAAGCTGAAGCTGGGCCTGGAGAAGGAGGCCCTCGGCTTCTTCATCACCGGCCACCCCCTGGGGCGCTACGAGAAGGAAATCAAGCGCTTCGCCAACGTGGATACTGCCACCCTCGACGAGCGCGCCGACAAGAGCGAGGTTAAGCTCTGCGGCATCGTCACCTCCCTCAAGGAGCTGATTACCAAGAAGGGGGACCGGATGGCCTTCGCCACCCTGGAGGACCTGCTCGGTTCCGTGGAGGTGGTGGTCTTCCCCGAGGCTTTTGCCGCCGGGTCCGAGTACCTCAAATCCGACGATCCGCTCCTTATATCGGGCACCATCGACAAGGGGGAGAAGAGCATCAAGATCATGGCCAATGAGGTGATGCTCCTGCGAGACGTGAGCAGCCGGGAAACGAAACGAGTGATCTTTAATCTTGTGGGCGACGGCCTCGACCGGAGCCGCCTGGAGACCCTCAAGGGGATCATGCGCCGCCACCCCGGCAGCTGCAAGACGCTTCTGGCCATCGAGATTCCGGCCCAGTGCCGGGCCACCATCGCCCTTTCCGATTCGTACCAGGTGGCCCCCACCGAGGAACTCTCCCTTGAAGTGAAGAACCTCTTCGGCTATCATGCCGTGTCTTTTGAGTAA
- a CDS encoding TlyA family RNA methyltransferase — MTSPASPSGIRNRERLDKLLVDRGLVQSRERARALIMAGQVVVNDHLADKAGTQVPLDADIRLKGEDIPFVSRGGLKLARALDEFGLDVTDMVAIDVGASTGGFTDCLLQRGARKVYAVDVGYGQLAWKLRQDPRVVNLEKTNIRYLEPDALPEVPDLAVIDASFISLDKVLPPTLRLIRDGGAVVALIKPQFEVGKGEVGKGGVVRDEGKHREVVDNVVALAESLDLQVGGITESPILGPKGNREFLIHLIKRHISPNS, encoded by the coding sequence ATGACCTCTCCCGCATCTCCATCCGGAATCCGCAACAGGGAGCGCCTCGACAAGCTCCTGGTGGACCGGGGGCTCGTTCAGTCCCGGGAGCGTGCCCGCGCCCTCATCATGGCTGGCCAGGTGGTGGTGAACGACCATCTGGCGGACAAAGCTGGAACCCAGGTGCCCCTGGACGCCGATATCCGCCTCAAGGGGGAGGATATCCCCTTTGTGAGCCGCGGCGGGCTCAAGCTTGCCCGGGCACTTGACGAGTTCGGCCTCGACGTGACGGACATGGTTGCCATCGACGTGGGGGCTTCCACCGGCGGCTTCACCGATTGCCTGCTCCAGCGAGGGGCCCGCAAGGTCTACGCCGTTGACGTGGGGTACGGCCAGCTGGCCTGGAAACTCCGTCAGGACCCGCGCGTGGTGAACCTCGAGAAGACCAACATCCGGTACCTGGAGCCGGACGCACTCCCTGAGGTTCCTGACCTGGCAGTCATCGACGCCTCGTTCATCTCCCTAGACAAGGTGCTCCCCCCGACCCTTCGCCTCATTCGTGACGGCGGCGCCGTTGTCGCGCTCATTAAGCCCCAGTTCGAGGTGGGAAAGGGCGAAGTGGGGAAAGGGGGGGTCGTGCGGGATGAAGGGAAGCACCGGGAGGTGGTTGACAATGTCGTTGCCCTGGCCGAATCCCTCGATCTTCAGGTGGGGGGCATAACCGAATCGCCGATTCTCGGGCCGAAGGGGAACCGGGAATTTCTGATCCATCTGATTAAACGGCACATTTCCCCTAATTCATAA
- a CDS encoding response regulator, with amino-acid sequence MNPTQGHRTATIRPTRILVVDDDRDVLFFMKLALETEGIDVTCAERGEDALGLLAERSYGVLLTDQNMPGMDGFELAQHARRLQPELIIFMGTGHLYPGIEERATAVGIREVFGKPFNFQRLFEQLLEALSHNKGHQSTRRAE; translated from the coding sequence ATGAACCCGACTCAAGGGCACAGGACTGCCACTATCCGGCCAACACGCATCCTCGTCGTTGACGATGACCGCGATGTCCTCTTTTTCATGAAACTGGCCCTGGAAACCGAGGGGATAGACGTCACATGCGCCGAAAGGGGCGAAGATGCCCTCGGACTGCTTGCAGAAAGGTCCTATGGAGTCCTTCTCACCGACCAGAACATGCCGGGGATGGATGGATTTGAACTGGCCCAGCACGCCAGGCGCCTCCAACCGGAGCTGATAATATTCATGGGAACCGGACACCTCTACCCGGGAATCGAAGAACGGGCAACCGCCGTCGGAATCCGTGAGGTATTTGGCAAGCCATTCAACTTCCAGCGCCTCTTTGAACAACTCCTCGAAGCGCTTTCCCACAACAAAGGCCATCAGTCTACACGTCGAGCAGAGTGA
- a CDS encoding sensor histidine kinase yields MEFQQYPDVRLSLLYVEDEPEIRELLRSVLVRKFPNVDIQTAENGMAGLELFREQRPDIILTDIRMPVMDGIQMTRRILEEDPAVSVIIISACSETDYLLEAIKMGINRYVLKPINHKLLFEAIDDCAARIIHGRQVKAQNELIRRLNEELEQRVADRTAELEASNRELQAFCYSVAHDLSTPLRGINGYSNILLEEYSDKLDDEGKSYLERMGAAAERMGQLINDLLELSRVTRRELHREKIDLSHLAHRIVMDLQQHDPDRQAEVIIAENIMDEGDPILIRLALENLLGNAWKYTTRVSSPRIEFGTCITNGETVYFVSDNGIGFDMAYVHKLFIPFQRLHGMGEYGGTGVGLAAVQRIISRHGGRIWAEGEPGKGATFYFSLRRPAAGALVES; encoded by the coding sequence ATGGAATTCCAGCAATACCCGGATGTTCGTCTGTCACTTCTTTACGTGGAGGATGAACCCGAGATCAGGGAGCTTCTCAGGAGTGTGTTGGTAAGGAAATTCCCCAATGTGGATATCCAGACTGCAGAAAATGGCATGGCCGGATTGGAGCTGTTCAGGGAACAACGGCCGGATATCATTCTGACCGATATCCGCATGCCGGTCATGGATGGTATCCAGATGACCCGCAGGATACTGGAAGAGGACCCGGCAGTAAGTGTCATCATCATTTCTGCCTGCAGTGAAACGGACTACCTGCTGGAGGCCATCAAGATGGGGATCAACAGGTATGTGCTGAAACCCATTAACCACAAGCTGCTCTTTGAGGCTATCGACGACTGCGCCGCCCGAATCATTCACGGACGTCAGGTCAAGGCGCAGAACGAGTTGATTCGCCGACTGAATGAAGAACTGGAGCAGCGCGTTGCGGATCGCACCGCCGAGCTTGAGGCCTCAAACCGCGAACTCCAGGCTTTCTGCTACTCGGTCGCCCACGACCTGAGCACTCCCCTGCGAGGAATAAACGGCTACAGTAACATCCTCCTTGAAGAGTATTCCGACAAGCTCGATGATGAGGGCAAGAGCTATCTCGAACGGATGGGGGCGGCGGCCGAGAGGATGGGGCAGTTGATCAACGACCTTCTCGAGCTTTCCCGGGTTACGCGCAGAGAATTGCATCGGGAGAAGATTGACCTCAGTCATCTTGCTCACCGTATCGTTATGGATCTGCAACAGCATGATCCAGACCGCCAGGCTGAAGTCATCATTGCCGAAAACATTATGGACGAAGGCGACCCGATTCTCATCCGGCTGGCACTGGAAAATCTCCTTGGCAATGCATGGAAATACACCACCAGGGTTTCCAGTCCCAGAATCGAATTTGGGACATGTATCACCAATGGCGAAACGGTCTATTTTGTCAGCGACAATGGTATCGGTTTCGATATGGCCTACGTCCATAAGCTTTTCATCCCGTTTCAGAGGCTGCATGGTATGGGCGAGTACGGAGGGACCGGCGTCGGCCTGGCTGCGGTGCAACGGATCATCTCACGGCACGGCGGTAGGATTTGGGCCGAGGGCGAACCGGGAAAGGGCGCGACGTTCTATTTCAGCCTCAGACGTCCAGCAGCCGGGGCCCTCGTGGAAAGTTAG
- a CDS encoding helix-turn-helix domain-containing protein, translating to MSCDIGRELKRLRKDRELTQKDLAARVDGGLDYTYIGKIERGEQLPSLKMLMGLSAALGVPVSHFFQEESPATNSPLRMADSDVKSMELHKELRQLHPDDIPLVVDIVRVLNRHRKAERKRAYQPATEALPLAAEDGPSYRKS from the coding sequence TTGAGCTGTGATATCGGGCGAGAACTTAAAAGGTTGAGGAAAGACCGGGAACTGACGCAGAAGGATTTGGCTGCCCGGGTGGATGGCGGTCTCGACTATACCTATATCGGGAAGATCGAGCGGGGGGAGCAACTCCCGTCCCTCAAAATGCTCATGGGGTTGAGCGCCGCGCTCGGAGTGCCTGTCAGTCATTTTTTTCAGGAGGAATCGCCGGCAACGAACTCTCCGCTTCGCATGGCTGACTCCGACGTGAAGTCCATGGAGCTACACAAGGAGTTGCGCCAACTTCATCCTGACGATATCCCCCTGGTGGTTGACATTGTCAGGGTGCTGAACCGCCATCGAAAGGCCGAACGGAAAAGAGCCTATCAACCTGCAACCGAAGCGCTCCCTCTTGCAGCAGAGGATGGTCCGTCCTACAGAAAGTCCTGA
- a CDS encoding pseudouridine synthase, translated as MEERLQKILSQAGIASRREAERMITDGRVAVNGKPVIELGAKADSSRDAITVDGKPVTVDEKRVYILLNKPVGYVTTLKDPEGRPIVTELLKGLGVRVFPVGRLDYNTEGLLLLTNDGEWANRLAHPRHEVDKEYLVRVRGTVAREQITRLEQGIELEDGKAAPARVSVTKQSDNNTWVSITIHEGRYRQVRRMCEAVSLSVVRLRRVRYGALSMGDLKIGAYRHLTSGEVAALSDGKIGARGGAPRRRGPSAPPRKG; from the coding sequence ATGGAAGAACGGCTGCAGAAAATACTCTCCCAGGCCGGCATCGCCTCCCGCCGGGAGGCTGAACGGATGATCACCGACGGGCGCGTGGCGGTGAACGGCAAGCCGGTCATCGAGCTTGGCGCCAAGGCTGACTCCTCCCGCGACGCTATCACTGTTGACGGCAAGCCGGTCACCGTGGACGAGAAGCGGGTCTACATCCTTCTCAACAAGCCGGTGGGGTATGTGACCACCCTCAAGGACCCCGAGGGACGTCCCATTGTCACCGAGCTCCTGAAGGGACTCGGCGTTCGGGTTTTCCCCGTGGGACGGCTCGACTACAACACGGAGGGGCTCCTTCTCCTCACCAACGACGGGGAATGGGCCAACCGCCTTGCCCATCCCCGCCACGAGGTGGACAAGGAGTATCTCGTCCGGGTGAGGGGGACGGTCGCCCGGGAGCAGATCACCCGCCTGGAGCAGGGGATTGAGTTGGAGGACGGCAAGGCCGCGCCGGCACGGGTTTCGGTGACCAAGCAGAGCGACAACAATACCTGGGTTTCCATCACCATCCACGAGGGGCGCTACCGGCAGGTCCGCCGGATGTGCGAGGCAGTCAGCCTCTCCGTGGTGCGGCTCCGGCGGGTGCGCTACGGCGCCCTCTCCATGGGAGACCTGAAGATCGGCGCGTATCGGCATCTCACGTCCGGAGAAGTGGCTGCGCTGTCGGACGGGAAGATCGGCGCACGCGGTGGGGCGCCGCGGCGCCGGGGGCCTTCTGCTCCGCCACGGAAAGGATAA
- a CDS encoding acetyl-CoA carboxylase carboxyltransferase subunit alpha produces MASQYQLEFEKPVFELEQKIQELADIAGDNVELKTEVVKLEKKVDKMREVIFANLSRWQMVQVARHIDRPFTLDYLTHIFTDFVELHGDRLFGDDHAIVGGMAKLDGEPVMVIGHQKGRDTKEKVYRNFGMPNPEGYRKALRLMEMAERFRMPIITFVDTPGAYPGIGAEERGQAEAIARNLREMAALTVPIIVVITGEGGSGGALAIAVGDRVLMLEYSIYAVISPEGCAAILWSDGTKGAQAAEALKLTAPDLKELDVIDEIVKEPLGGAHRDHETMAKNLHEALARHLKELKALSVEQLVEGRYQKFRKMSRFAE; encoded by the coding sequence ATGGCTTCCCAATATCAACTTGAATTCGAAAAGCCGGTGTTTGAGCTGGAGCAGAAAATCCAGGAGCTGGCCGACATTGCCGGCGACAATGTGGAACTGAAGACCGAGGTGGTCAAGCTGGAGAAGAAAGTGGACAAGATGCGGGAAGTGATCTTCGCCAACCTCTCCCGCTGGCAGATGGTCCAGGTGGCTCGCCACATCGACCGCCCCTTCACCCTCGACTACCTCACCCACATTTTCACCGATTTCGTGGAGCTCCACGGCGACCGCCTCTTCGGCGACGACCACGCCATCGTCGGCGGCATGGCCAAGCTGGACGGCGAGCCGGTCATGGTCATCGGCCACCAGAAGGGGCGCGACACCAAGGAAAAGGTCTACCGCAACTTCGGCATGCCCAACCCCGAGGGGTACCGCAAGGCCCTGCGCCTCATGGAGATGGCCGAGCGGTTCCGGATGCCGATCATCACCTTCGTGGATACCCCCGGCGCATACCCTGGCATCGGAGCCGAGGAGCGGGGCCAGGCTGAGGCCATTGCCCGCAACCTGCGGGAGATGGCGGCGCTGACCGTGCCGATCATCGTGGTCATCACCGGCGAAGGGGGCTCCGGCGGAGCCCTGGCCATTGCCGTGGGAGACCGGGTCCTGATGCTCGAATACTCCATCTACGCCGTCATTTCCCCCGAGGGGTGCGCCGCCATCCTCTGGTCCGACGGCACCAAGGGGGCCCAGGCCGCCGAAGCCCTGAAGCTCACTGCCCCCGACCTCAAGGAGTTGGACGTCATCGACGAGATCGTGAAGGAGCCCCTGGGGGGTGCCCACCGGGACCACGAGACCATGGCCAAGAACCTCCACGAGGCCCTTGCCCGGCACCTGAAGGAGCTGAAGGCACTTTCCGTGGAGCAGCTCGTTGAGGGGCGGTACCAGAAGTTTAGGAAGATGAGCCGCTTCGCAGAGTAG